Genomic DNA from Setaria italica strain Yugu1 chromosome V, Setaria_italica_v2.0, whole genome shotgun sequence:
GAATATGTTAAACGTGCACGCCACTCATCAAATTATGGGTTTAGGCCTGGGTCGAGACTGACAAGTGTGGTACCATACTTGCTGTAGGATGGAGTATCACTGTAGGGGGAGAGGTGTTGACCTATAGCCCCCTGATTTGTTTTTGCCCCCGATTGGCCccggtgggagtgcttcacagtACCAGGGTGTTCCACTACGGGGGATCGCGTCCGAGCCCGGTTGCAGGATGGTATCATAACTCCCAGGTTCTTCGCTCGGTAGGGTGTGGTTCAGTCGACTAGCTACTGGCTGCGCTCACCCCGAGATGGGTCCGGGTGTACACGctctgtagagttaaaactAATTCTTACCAACTCCCAAATGATAGATTGTTGTATCATTTGGGAAACATGCGGTATGTCTCCTTGCTTTGTCAAAATCTTGTTCTAAATTTGCCTTTATAATAATTATAATGATATACTTCTCTTGTGCAATTCTAGAAAAATTTGCCTAACTATACACTGTACGTCTGTTCAACAGGTGGTAATGGATATACTCTGTGATGGAACGTAACATACACAATCGTATATTTTTCAGCTGATCGAGCATCGTAGGGGAGTGATTTGCAATCTTCTCCATGGTTtgctgatttttttaaaaaataactatATTTGAATTGTATTTGAAGTCTTGCGTATGTAGTTTGGCCATTTGTTATTGTAATAATTTAATATTCTGGTTTCGCTGTTGAAAAAGCAACCTCAATGTGGCGTCAATTTTATGAAACATAAACATAAGAGGTAGTTTTGCTTGTTTCATCTAGATGTCCAAGCCAGCTTCACGTATTCAACTTCAGACTATGTTACCTGCCGCCTTATTTTATTTTGTAATCAATTTTGTGTTTCCACATTTATATGTGTAAACTGAAGGTTTTAATTTGCTCCGTCATGCCGTCGTAATAAGAGGACGTCTCGAAGTAGCACAAGCCAAACCAAGATAATCAGAGACATGGATCAAaagtacttcctccgttattaaatatatgatgccgttgactttttttcatttgtttgactattcattttttctacaaatacttttgtaaataaataaacctacaagttaaatctaaagtacattTTACAATAGACATAACTATACACATTTcactttagttaactaactaGGGAGTACATATTTTGTTGTACCACATTCCGCCAGAAGTTAAGTAAACTGAGGTAGTAACGAGCGTCATGGCACATGAGAGATCCGACTCAACTAACCACTATTGGTAGTCATAATATCATAAGACTAGATATGACAAAGAAACAGACCAAACAATCCTACTACTACTAGATAGATAGCGCTTTTTCCCGCACGCCGAGTAGAGGAGACCAACTTGTTCTGGCTAGCATAGTAAATATGTTCCATGGAAACAAATTAAAATGATTCAGAATTGAAATTGATTGAGCTAAGAAACTTAAGAAAATAATGCAGAGACTTGCGTATAGTCCCGATAGGTGATAGGTTTGATGTTTAGATGACAGAGACAATAGCTTGATGACCGATGATCTAATTGATAAGAGAACACAAGGTAAACTGAATGCAGATAGCCGTAGTTCGACTCAAACAACCAAACAAAAACGAGCCTAGGATGGTATACATCGAGAGATAATTTAACATCCCAAGGGCAGTGCAGTAATGAACATAACACCAATACGGGAAACTAACTCTCAACATGaaaattcaaatattttattcacctACTCACAACTTGATACAACACTCACTCTTACACTCTTTATGTGGCTACCCTACCATGACACTATtacattacatgacaacattaTCATCTCTTCACCTATGACTCACATGTCACTCTATGCCATGGTAtggctaggagggaggggagcacctctattcataggtgctcatgatcattgtggtgttgccatgtggcaacttccacactattccatacaaaatatcctaactctagaaccctcaTCATCCTTATCtaatttcttatatttctaccatgcttaaatatctagttctagagtattctacacttcaccatgaagcatggcaactatgACTCATGCATTCTCTCAAATTGTCTAGAACCTTTTTAccttgccatgatcttatccttatatATAGCAAAGCTAGTCTcttgagatctccacaatcttttAGGATGTTCCAATTATATATTGCATATTTTAACATGCTATCATAAGACTAGACATGACAAAGGAACAGACCAAACgatactactactactagaTAGATAGGCCCTGCTTGGAGTAGCTCGATTCATTTCCATCTTGGCAAGACTATACTATTGATGTGGGTAGGATCAGTTTGTGCATGCGAGCCTTAACATCCCTTTTGTAGAGAAAAAAACACCGTGAAAAAGCAAAAAACCTCGATGCAACTGAGCTTCCCGCATGCTAAGGAGACAACAGCTTAGTGAACCTGCTAGTTGGCATCCTCTAACATGGACTTGACGTCCCTGCCCACCAGCATCAGAATGCGCCGCAGGATCTCAATGAGCAACTTGTGTGGCATAGAATCAAAGCAAGAGTAAACTTTTTGGAGCACCAACACTGCAAAATTTGGACAATTAGAACACTTGCCTCTGCATCATCGTACTCCACTGTAAGCAACGTGTCCCAGTCCTTCTGTGGGAGCAGTGCCTTGAGTGTGGAGGAGAcgagacggcgaagaagctcCAAGGCCGCCACCACGTCGGACACGTTCTTCCAAGTGGCGTAGTGCTTCCGGCCTCTCACCACAGCCTCGATGAGAGCATCCCCACATAGCGGCCTCAGCGATCGATGTCCAGACGTTGGTATTCAGCTCGCATGCATGCAATTCACTGCGCCGTGCTGGTCGGCGGCGCCCAAGCGATACGGCGCATGGCTTTGCGCGCGACAAGGTGCAACCGGATCCACAAGTGAAAACGCAGCGTGATGGGGCGCGGGAAGCATGCGCACGTCAGTACGTGCATCGCCGCGGCCGTTTGGAACAGGATGCGGCCGGGGACCAGGTCGATTAGTACCAGCAGCAACAGTAAAGCACCGCCAGATGTCAGCCAGCCTCACCACCAGCATCCTACGAAATCTCGCTCTCGGCTCGTCTCTGGCACAGGCAAGCGGCCTTTCAACCTGTGCCCATTGCGTTCTCCACTACAGGTTGCAACACATCTCGTGGAGGATGACGCGCGGCTGCTGTTGTGCCCGCGCCGTGAGTGCCAAGGCTCGTCTTGCTGTTCCCGTTCTGAACCGTGAGAGAAAAAAGAATTATTATAAATTACTTCCTCCATCTCAACACACAAGTTATTTtatgattcaaaatttatcccatAATAATTCTTATCATTATTATCCAAAGTATGTGCACGTACCTATGGCAGTTAATTAGCGTCAAATATGACTAATAAATTGAGACAATTAAGGTCATTTTTATAACCTTGTTAattattttagaattttttgGATGGCATGTTAGGGACATGTGACTTGCAGTTTCAATCGGAGGGAGAACGGTCAAGTGTATAAACTGCACTCGAGCATAGTGAAATCTAACTTAGTTTCCCCAACAATGGTGTCACATTGTCCAAATCTCATTCTTTTTATAAATCGCAAAGCCAGTATCCGCTGTAAACCGGTCCAAATTAGAAAAttaaaggaaaagaaacaacaaaaaaagaacTCCATGCGTGACCCATTGTCAGTCACAACAATCATATTCTAACGAATAGTACGTTAGAATGATGTTGTTCGACgcatgttgatgtcccaatccaacctgttgatgttgtttttttttttgctttgtacAGTGTGagcttcatcttctttataATCAGCAACTCACCTACCTCGttcatttaaaaaaatgttttaaATGGAGAGAGAATATGATCGAGCATGTAAACACGTACTATAGCATAGTGAAATCCAACTTTGACCTTTACCAACAATCGTGTCACATCTCCAACAAATCTCATCACACCAGGCATACATTACGTAGACGATAGACGTACACAGTATACCTATACACATGGATCCCTCTCAGCGCACGCATCTGAGCAAACCACACCCAGTTGTCGCAAACAATTCCAGTACAAATACGATACACACAGACACCAATACCCACGGACGTCCCTCACCACGAGCCAACGATCGTAGGGCCATCGATCATCCCGTCCCTTCTCTTCACACCTATCCCCGTGCGGCACCTCCCATCACTTCGTTCCCCTCCGCCAAAACCGCCCGTCCACCGCACCATCCACACAAATTCGCACCCTAAATCGCCGCCTCGACGCCCTCCTCCAGCACCATCTCTACTTCGTCCTCAATCATCACCGACGCCGTCCTCAACCGCTGCACCGACGTACGGCGTCCTCAGCCGACGCCCTGACGACGTGCACAAGCTCGCCATCGCCGCGTCGGCGCGGCGCGCCTCTCCGGTTCTTGGCGCAACGCGATCGTCGCAGCGGCTGCCGCCTCGGGCAGGCCCCCATGAAGGCAGAGTGGATTCGACGGCACATGATGTCTACAGCGTTAGCTAGGCCTGCTGGCATGCGTGATTCGGCCCAATTCGCAAAATTGTGGCCCAAGCTTGGGTTTACTTAGTAACATTCAACTAGAGTTTGGCGACACCGATTggaccttattttggcccatgCGTTCTTTTTTAAGACCGATTGTGCCCTGATATTTGGGCCTAATTTGTTTATCATATTTTCTTACTATTCTGTATAGGGATAGTTCTGTACTTTTAATTGCCCGATAGTTTGTACTCCTGCAACTTGTGTTCCCTCGGTAACTAGACTTGGATAACTGTAAGAACATTATGCCATCATTTGGTTTAATCTTTCAATGCATGATGTATACTAAGCAAGAAAAGAAACTAGCTTGTTATATAAAACTGCTATGATTCAACGGGCCAAATTGAGTTTATGTTTTGGCTTAATTATGCACTTTAACTTTTAAGTATGTGTAAATAAGAAATGCCTAGCTACAATTATCCTGTTGAATCCAATGTATATTGCAACATAAATGTTTTgttacccgtagcaacgcacgggcacgatcctagttaCTATTTTAAAGATAAGACATGTAGTCAGATGTTATACTTCTCAACCGGATCAAGCTTTTTTATTAGTGCGTACTGGCCATGCCCTATTTTCCTTTTTGATCGGAAATGCATATAATCACCGAATGTTGTGATCCTCCACTGTAGCAAACCATTAACTGGTTTATTATGCGAAAATTTTACAGGTAAATAGAAATATCAACAAAtcactttattaaaaaaatcaggGTTCCTAGTTTGCAATTTACAGAAACAGCCCCTCAGTCCTCTagtgctctttttttttaaaaaaaaagaaaacctcttCTGCACATGAAATTCAGGCAAATTCAGGAGCTTAGTGTAACATCACTATGCTTTGTCCCGTTTTCCATCCGTATCCAGGACACCGTGGAGAATGGGTTTTCTGTTATCTGAATGATCCTCGCTCCTTTGGGCCAGTTACCGTAGCCCCCATAACCGGTGTGCCGTGCAAAACAAAGCCACATTTTCTCATACGGGCAGCACCAGTCCAGCCCGTGGTTGTGCCCAACAAAGATTGCCTGTCAAAACAAGACAGTGATATTCTGACCTGATAAGCAGCGAGCACCTCAACCTTCCAAAGCATGCAGTTGGATGGAATAAGCGGTACATACCATGAATCCATATAGTACCTTACTATATCAGAATTTGTCGGATGAAACTGAAATGATTGATCTGAGTCTCTGACATACCTTAACTGATGGCCTCTTGGCAAGAGCATCCATCATGCCCCATTCAGCTGCTTGTGGCGCTACATCCTCCTTGTTGATAGAGCCGACGCAGGGCTTTCTTATTTCAGTTTTAGCCTCTGGAGCTACCTTAACATACGCTGTGCTCGGTATGTGCCAAAAGATGAGCTCAGGGATCCTGCAGGGCTCAAGGAAACGGGGAAAAAACAACATGTTAGTAATACTGTATCAGCACAATTAACAAAAACTATGATGTGTCTGTCTGTCTGACCTTCCATTTGGATTCAAGAACTGAGACTGGCTCTGAAACCACTTGACCTGAGCACTCGATATGACCTCGGTGTACGACCCACCGCCGGAATCAAGGAAATACATGAGCAGAGCCGGATCGCCGTGGGTGTGTGAGAGCACTTGCAAGACGTAGTTGGACACGCCGGGCCACAGGTCCTTGGGTCCGTTTGATGAGTAGGACAGTCTGTTGTTGCCGATTTCTGTTGTCATCAGGTCGATCCGCGGAGTCCCTCGACAGCTGCATCCTTGATCCTCACCTTAGTACAGACACGCTCAGGATTAAGCTCCATCGACGGAAGAAATCAAGGACCCCAGTTGAATAAGGGTGGTTAGGTCGACTTGTCTCCTGCTGTCTACTGAACTGAAGCAGTGCTTGACAGCTTTTAATTCTTGGTCAGGTTACCTGAAGACGCCATGCTTGGCGTCAGTGGGCAGCGCAGCGGTGGAACGCCGTCAGGGGAGAACCACTCGGGCGGCCACTCGAAGGGCATGTCGTCGTGGTTCCCGAACACGGCCGCCCACGGGATCCCCCTTCCCCTGGCCGCGGAAACCGCCCTGTCCCAGTACAGGCTCGCGTTGGGGATCGGGAGGTTGTTCGCCGTCACGAGATCGCCGAGGTATACCACGAAGTCTGAAAAACATTCCCCAACAGAGAGGAGAGGAGTTTCAGAGGAAAAAAAAGCTGCAATTTTGCAGGTGCAGCGCGAGAACAGATTAAAGAAGGGCAGGACGCTAGCAGCCAGACCGGGGTTCTCGGCGTGGAGGACGGCGGCCATGACGCGGTCGGAGCCGGCGTCCTGCGCGGGGCCCCAGTCCGTCCACGCGTCCTCGCCGTAATGCAGGTCCGCGAACAGCGCCACCTTGAACGACCCTCCCGATCCGAaccgcagcggcggccgcccgcgctccgtcgccgtcggccgcaGCCCCGCCACGGTGAGagccagcgcggcggcgagggtggcgagcagggcgccggcggccgcgaggcTGTGCCACTGCCACCACCGCATCTCGGCCTCGCCGTGGCCCCTGCGCGTTCGGTCTTCGGTGCGTTCTTGGTGGAGCGCTGCCGCTTTTGAGACGTGACGCTGGCGGGGCCGGTGGTCGTACCGTGGCAGACTGGTAGATTGGAGTCGTCATTATCAGATGAAGAAGAGTAGGAAAGAACAGAGGCCATGGTACGTTACGTTGCGCTGAACGAAAACGACACGGGAATACGCTGCAGGCCAAGACGGAGAAAGGCAGCATAGCAACGAGAGACTCCGTGCTCCACCGCGCAAGAATATGCTTCCAGTTGTCCCACGAATCTCCTACGAGTGTCCCGCGCGGTGCACCATTTTCTTAACCGAGTAGTTAAAGCCGTACGTACGTGTTCAGCTGCCATTTGCTCACCAGAAATATGAGTGCTCATCATGAAAAGTTGTCCTCATCATGTCATTTTCTATGAGACTCTAAGCCTCCAATACGTTTGGCACatagcagcggcagcagcagcaatttaTTTATCAAATTATCAGGTTTATCTACTTAGCAGCACCTTTAACACCCCTATCCAGGAACAGAAAATTGACAGAAATGGATGGGAAAAACCCCTTACCGATTTTCAAATTTAGCTTTTGCCACCGGAAAGGGGACTGAGACTCGGGATAGCTGGGAGCGTGAATGGAACCATCTATGTTTCTACAAGTCcctttctatttttttccttttataaattactccctccatcccaacaCACAATTTATTTTGTGATTCAAAATTTatcatatatataataattcTTATCATTATTATCCAAAGTATGTGCACGTTAATTAGCGTCAAATATGACTAATAAATTGAGGCAAAAAGGTCATTTTTTATAACTTTGTTAattattttagaattttttgGCATCGCTTGTTAGGGACATGTGACTTGTAGTTTCAATCGGAGGGAGAACGGTTAAGTGTATAAACTGCACTCGAGCACAGTAAAATCCAACTTGGTTTCCCCAACAAGAGTGTCACATTGTCCAAATCTCTTTTTATAAATCTCAAAACCATTGTCCGCGGTAAACCGGTCCAAATTAGGAAATTAAAGGAaacaaacaacaacaaaaaagaacTCCATGGGTGACCCATTGTCAGTCATAACAATCACATTCTAACGAACAGTATGTTAGAACGATGTTGTTTACCGTATGTTCATGTTCCAATCCAACCCGACggtgttgtttcttttgttgttgtaTTATCCCATCTAAGTTTCATCAACTTTGTTTGTTTAAAATCATGAACAGTTTTAAATGGAGAGAGAATATGATCAAGCATGTAAACACGCTACATGTGAAATCCAACTTTAAGCTTTACCGACAATCGTGTCACATCTCCAACAAATCTCATGCATTACGTAGACGGTAGACGTACACAGTATACCTATACACATGATCCTCTCAACCAACGAAGCAAACACACTTAACGGTCGCAAACAATTCCTGTACAAATATGGTACACACAGAAACCAATACCTGCAATATACGTATCCAATCCATCGACAGATGTCAGGCGCCGAAGGTGATCGGGTAGACCCTCTCCATGTTTGGATAGAAGAGCCCCCAGTTCTGCTCCACGCCTTCTTCCTTGAGGTTCTCGtctcctcggccgccgcggcgtgcccTTCCACACGTGCCTCACCAGGTTCTGGTTGTACGTCATGGCGTTCTCCACCgatgccgccgcgccgcctgccgTCGGCCACCCGATCTCCGACACCACGACCCGCACCCTGGAGCCCCCGAGCTTCCCCACCGCCGTGTACAGCGCGTCCACCGACGCCTCGAGCAGGTTCTGGTACCCGTACTcgccgtcctgcaccaccgTCTCCGGCGACGTGAAGAGCGCGAAGCTCATGTCCATGTGCCCGAGGCCCAGCGTGTAGACGAAGTAGGGGTACAGGTTGGCCAGCAGCGGCGCGCGGGTCCGTTCCAGGAACGCCACCACGTAGCCCATCGCCCCCATCCCAATTGGAAGGCTCGGAGAGAGGATAAGAGACGGGCaggcgcggaggaggcgaggtGATGGATGGTCCCGTACCTCAATGCGGGAGGGAGATGCGGCGAGCTGGatcccgcccccgccggagagggagggaagAGGGAGGAATGCGCCTGACACACGAGTGACGCCCGGACCGGACGGGGAGGGGTCGGTTTGGTGTAATGGTTTTTCGGTTGGTGCGTGGGATTGGCCGCGCGCGCGGCAATAATTTGGCAGTGGCAGGTGGATCGAATGGATCCCCCTCGCGGTCTGTCCCCGTCCCGGCCCATGCCTGCCTAGGTTACGTGACGCGCGCATCGCGCTCAGGTCGGGGCTCTGCTCCACCTGGTGCCGCACCGCTGCTGCTTCGCGATTTCGCATCACAGGACACGAACACAATGCTCTCTGGTCTCTGCTCCTGCTGGTCGGTTGGTAGCACAGTAGGGGTGCAAACTGCAAACACCGTAGGAGCTGTGCAGTTTGCAGGAGAGTGAGTGCCTTGCAGCAAAGCTTTTCTTTGACGGATGGAGAGCGTCCAGGACTCCAGGTCACCGTCAAGCATCGAAGCTGCTGGCTAGTCGAATGTGTATGCCCGATTCCGATGGCCTTTGTGGTTGCAAACAAACGAAGGGTATTTTCGCATACCTTCGACGGCGGGGGAGCTCTCCATTCATGTTGCCATGCGTGCACATCTAAGGAAAACATACTTTTGTTTTGGCCTGGATCACTCCAACGTGCACATAGTAGGAACCGATTCTAGCCACTAGGTGAGTGCTTGACTTGCTTCAAGCAATGCCCATTCCATAGATTTCAGACTTGGTTGAGTGTTGAGACAGCATGGCCTAGACTCAACATGAGCCATTAGCACAAACTGTACAGGGCACGCACAAATCTAGTATGGTTCATGTCAAATAATCAAGTATTTTGGACAATCATCTTTCAAGTAGAACCCTTTTTTACTGGAAAATTGGCAAAGCATGTATATGTGCAATGCATACCACAAAGAGGTCATGTTTCCTGGCGATAAACCACAGCTTACTACTTCTACCTCTAGCATTACATCGCCAATACACTTAAAAAACAACATTTGACATGCCCTGCATTGGAAAATACCAAAACTGCACTGGCAGTCAAAGTTGCACACTCGCACTCACGTACAGTAACAAAACAACTAGCAGCTTCTGCTTTGGGAGCTTGGCGCCTATAAATCTGCAAAGAAATCTGATGCCGGTCTACTTGAACTCTGACCCTTGCCTGCCTTTTTACTCCTTGATCCTGAGCACCACCCAGAGAGAAGATGAGAAAGTGTTCAGAGAAGAAACTTGAGCAATGTGGCATCGCCATGCTAGTGGCTCACAGCATAGTTCCAGAGTCCTACCTTTCGAAGAGGTTGGTGCCATGTCTACATCCATGCCATCATTATCATTGTCATTGTCATTGTCATCATCGCTACCAGACTCAGCAGGTTCCTCACCATTAACTGCCTGCGGGCCATTCAAGAGCTCTTGCAAGTCCCACAGCTGAATACAAACAAGATGCCATGCCAGATTAATGCAAGGGCACACCtacggagagggagggagggagggagggagggaggatggTCACCTTAAGCATTTTATCATGTGAAAGACTGCCTAGATATCTCTTATCATTTGAGAAAGCTGCATAGCATAAATAAGTAATGAGGACATGCATTTTTTCCCCACCAAATTTTACAATCGAAGGGACACAACGTACCAAGGGCCTCAATGGGATATTCTGAATGTTCAGCGAGTGGCTGTATTATCCTATTAGGTAAGATGCCCACTAATCTACAAAAAGAACACGGATTTCATGTTAGAATGGCACTTCAGACTAACAGAGTAACAGGCAATTGTCCGAGAAGCAAGAAGTTAATTCAAAGCACAGTGATGAATTTCAAACCTGATCACGCCATCTGATGCACCAGAAATCAGAGTTTCTTCATCCAGCTAGAACACAAGATATACTCATAATAAGAATGAAAACACAAATAAGGCAGAAATGACAGTTATCATAAGGTTTGGGTCCCACAAACCTTCAGCATTGTGTCCACAGACTGTGTGTGCCCCAGGAAGCGGTCACTAACCACAAAAAGTATGTCAGTGAACTATGACCACATCGCATGCAGGATTAATTTGTCTAACCACAGAAATTGAAAGATGCAGACTGTAGCAACATCTCATAGCGGCATGATTAGGAAACTATGGATGCTAAACACATCAAGATCCTTCCAAGGTATGCGGTAACGGTAAATCAGTAATTAATGAAAAGAGTTCGATAAAGTTGGCAATGGATCTTTGCAAATTGGAACGATCGAATAAACTGATTGTCGATCCAATAAAGCCTGACCTTATCAAATTACTCGTAAGAACAAAATGGATCCTGGCGATGATAATTTCGATGATCATTAGACAAAATATGGGTAGGAAACAGATAACTATTATTTAAGCATCAAAATATGAGAGCACCACATTCGGATAACTACTTTGATGGGTATCGTGGCATATGGCAACAGCTACTGCTATAGGCAAAACTTTATACTATACAGATAGCTTTAGACAAAATTAAATTAGTCAATGAAGTTTTTATAAATGAGCCCTTTCA
This window encodes:
- the LOC101761913 gene encoding probable inactive purple acid phosphatase 16 is translated as MRWWQWHSLAAAGALLATLAAALALTVAGLRPTATERGRPPLRFGSGGSFKVALFADLHYGEDAWTDWGPAQDAGSDRVMAAVLHAENPDFVVYLGDLVTANNLPIPNASLYWDRAVSAARGRGIPWAAVFGNHDDMPFEWPPEWFSPDGVPPLRCPLTPSMASSGEDQGCSCRGTPRIDLMTTEIGNNRLSYSSNGPKDLWPGVSNYVLQVLSHTHGDPALLMYFLDSGGGSYTEVISSAQVKWFQSQSQFLNPNGRIPELIFWHIPSTAYVKVAPEAKTEIRKPCVGSINKEDVAPQAAEWGMMDALAKRPSVKAIFVGHNHGLDWCCPYEKMWLCFARHTGYGGYGNWPKGARIIQITENPFSTVSWIRMENGTKHSDVTLSS